From a region of the Xyrauchen texanus isolate HMW12.3.18 chromosome 39, RBS_HiC_50CHRs, whole genome shotgun sequence genome:
- the LOC127632383 gene encoding tumor necrosis factor receptor superfamily member 1B-like isoform X3, with translation MCHDGQRSFTRGGSLIDANMILSMRLLIFLAALWRVSEGKTSLPYKSTGSCINSTSEYFNKLLRMCCSKCKPGNRQFKECTSELDTVCEPCPDGQYSENMNHYGNCFSCNKCDERGLMYATNCSAYSKSVCVCKPGMFCQDYFNGECKTCKTYKSCQPGEGLIKNGTAISNVKCAPCLGRTFSDHTNTEPCKPHTQCAGGSVLTPGTSTTDTKCKMMPSATTKVPLQTSPEGVPKDPPQVKPTGLHSFTQETQPMNMTVTTSLPASNRVMTSTITTLSNPNSVRANSVHESLTMNTIYCIVITVAMLVLLTLTVMLITCRFRYRKAGIVKAEIVEDKKQEQGLLVNCTPDCPLLLPTNGCQKEPSMTSSESHSQPDSSQSHISSDWIEHASQEETLPEQPSVSSPLVNLSITATFNCQMNPACCSIPLTPAMLTPKGEAPVQLSHEEVCISCQQEDGKEALQSVQESDPRVF, from the exons ACATCTCTACCATATAAATCAACTGGCAGCTGTATCAATAGCACCTCTGAATATTTCAACAAATTGCTACGCATGTGCTGCAGTAAATGCAAACCAG GGAACCGTCAGTTTAAGGAGTGCACTAGTGAATTGGACACTGTCTGTGAGCCCTGCCCGGATGGACAGTACTCGGAAAATATGAACCATTATGGCAATTGTTTTTCATGTAACAAATGTGATG AAAGAGGACTGATGTATGCCACAAACTGCTCAGCTTATTCCAAATCTGTTTGTGTATGCAAGCCTGGAATGTTCTGTCAAGATTATTTTAATGGCGAGTGTAAGACGTGTAAAACATATAAATCCTGCCAACCTGGTGAAGGTCTCATCAAAAATG GCACAGCCATATCTAATGTCAAGTGTGCACCCTGTCTTGGCAGAACATTTTCTGACCACACTAACACTGAACCGTGCAAGCCACATACACA ATGTGCTGGAGGATCTGTTTTGACACCTGGCACTTCTACAACTGacacaaaatgtaaaatgatgCCATCTGCAACAACCAAGGTTCCTCTTCAAACATCACCCGAGGGTGTCCCAAAGGATCCTCCGCAAGTAAAACCAACAGGATTACATAGCTTTACACAGGAAACTCAGCCAATGAACATGACTGTCACAACATCTTTACCTGCATCAAACAGAGTGATGACAAGCACAATAACAACTTTATCGAATCCAAATTCAGTCAGAGCAAATTCCGTGCATGAATCGCTTACCATGAATACAATCTACTGCATAG TCATCACTGTTGCCATGCTGGTTTTGCTGACGCTGACAGTGATGTTGATTACTTGCAGATTTCGATACAGGAAAG CAGGTATAGTTAAGGCTGAGATCGTAGAAGACAAAAAG CAAGAGCAAGGTCTGTTGGTGAACTGCACACCTGATTGTCCGTTATTATTACCCACTAATGGGTGCCAAAAAGAGCCCTCCATGACATCATCAGAGAGCCACAGTCAGCCAGACTCAAGCCAGAGCCACATTAGCAGTGATTGGATAGAACATGCCAGCCAGGAGGAGACTCTACCAGAGCAACCATCCGTCTCCAGTCCCTTAGTCAATCTGAGCATCACAGCCACATTCAACTGTCAAATGAACCCAGCTTGCTGTTCCATACCACTTACTCCTGCAATGCTGACACCCAAAGGTGAAGCTCCGGTGCAACTTTCTCACGAGGAGGTCTGTATCTCCTGCCAGCAAGAAGACGGCAAAGAAGCCCTGCAGTCGGTGCAGGAGAGCGACCCACGTGTGTTCTGA
- the LOC127632383 gene encoding tumor necrosis factor receptor superfamily member 1B-like isoform X2 — translation MCHDGQRSFTRGGSLIDANMILSMRLLIFLAALWRVSEGKTSLPYKSTGSCINSTSEYFNKLLRMCCSKCKPGNRQFKECTSELDTVCEPCPDGQYSENMNHYGNCFSCNKCDERGLMYATNCSAYSKSVCVCKPGMFCQDYFNGECKTCKTYKSCQPGEGLIKNGTAISNVKCAPCLGRTFSDHTNTEPCKPHTQCAGGSVLTPGTSTTDTKCKMMPSATTKVPLQTSPEGVPKDPPQVKPTGLHSFTQETQPMNMTVTTSLPASNRVMTSTITTLSNPNSVRANSVHESLTMNTIYCIVITVAMLVLLTLTVMLITCRFRYRKGIVGIVKAEIVEDKKQEQGLLVNCTPDCPLLLPTNGCQKEPSMTSSESHSQPDSSQSHISSDWIEHASQEETLPEQPSVSSPLVNLSITATFNCQMNPACCSIPLTPAMLTPKGEAPVQLSHEEVCISCQQEDGKEALQSVQESDPRVF, via the exons ACATCTCTACCATATAAATCAACTGGCAGCTGTATCAATAGCACCTCTGAATATTTCAACAAATTGCTACGCATGTGCTGCAGTAAATGCAAACCAG GGAACCGTCAGTTTAAGGAGTGCACTAGTGAATTGGACACTGTCTGTGAGCCCTGCCCGGATGGACAGTACTCGGAAAATATGAACCATTATGGCAATTGTTTTTCATGTAACAAATGTGATG AAAGAGGACTGATGTATGCCACAAACTGCTCAGCTTATTCCAAATCTGTTTGTGTATGCAAGCCTGGAATGTTCTGTCAAGATTATTTTAATGGCGAGTGTAAGACGTGTAAAACATATAAATCCTGCCAACCTGGTGAAGGTCTCATCAAAAATG GCACAGCCATATCTAATGTCAAGTGTGCACCCTGTCTTGGCAGAACATTTTCTGACCACACTAACACTGAACCGTGCAAGCCACATACACA ATGTGCTGGAGGATCTGTTTTGACACCTGGCACTTCTACAACTGacacaaaatgtaaaatgatgCCATCTGCAACAACCAAGGTTCCTCTTCAAACATCACCCGAGGGTGTCCCAAAGGATCCTCCGCAAGTAAAACCAACAGGATTACATAGCTTTACACAGGAAACTCAGCCAATGAACATGACTGTCACAACATCTTTACCTGCATCAAACAGAGTGATGACAAGCACAATAACAACTTTATCGAATCCAAATTCAGTCAGAGCAAATTCCGTGCATGAATCGCTTACCATGAATACAATCTACTGCATAG TCATCACTGTTGCCATGCTGGTTTTGCTGACGCTGACAGTGATGTTGATTACTTGCAGATTTCGATACAGGAAAGGTATTGTGG GTATAGTTAAGGCTGAGATCGTAGAAGACAAAAAG CAAGAGCAAGGTCTGTTGGTGAACTGCACACCTGATTGTCCGTTATTATTACCCACTAATGGGTGCCAAAAAGAGCCCTCCATGACATCATCAGAGAGCCACAGTCAGCCAGACTCAAGCCAGAGCCACATTAGCAGTGATTGGATAGAACATGCCAGCCAGGAGGAGACTCTACCAGAGCAACCATCCGTCTCCAGTCCCTTAGTCAATCTGAGCATCACAGCCACATTCAACTGTCAAATGAACCCAGCTTGCTGTTCCATACCACTTACTCCTGCAATGCTGACACCCAAAGGTGAAGCTCCGGTGCAACTTTCTCACGAGGAGGTCTGTATCTCCTGCCAGCAAGAAGACGGCAAAGAAGCCCTGCAGTCGGTGCAGGAGAGCGACCCACGTGTGTTCTGA
- the LOC127632383 gene encoding tumor necrosis factor receptor superfamily member 1B-like isoform X4: MCHDGQRSFTRGGSLIDANMILSMRLLIFLAALWRVSEGKTSLPYKSTGSCINSTSEYFNKLLRMCCSKCKPGNRQFKECTSELDTVCEPCPDGQYSENMNHYGNCFSCNKCDGTAISNVKCAPCLGRTFSDHTNTEPCKPHTQCAGGSVLTPGTSTTDTKCKMMPSATTKVPLQTSPEGVPKDPPQVKPTGLHSFTQETQPMNMTVTTSLPASNRVMTSTITTLSNPNSVRANSVHESLTMNTIYCIVITVAMLVLLTLTVMLITCRFRYRKGIVAGIVKAEIVEDKKQEQGLLVNCTPDCPLLLPTNGCQKEPSMTSSESHSQPDSSQSHISSDWIEHASQEETLPEQPSVSSPLVNLSITATFNCQMNPACCSIPLTPAMLTPKGEAPVQLSHEEVCISCQQEDGKEALQSVQESDPRVF, encoded by the exons ACATCTCTACCATATAAATCAACTGGCAGCTGTATCAATAGCACCTCTGAATATTTCAACAAATTGCTACGCATGTGCTGCAGTAAATGCAAACCAG GGAACCGTCAGTTTAAGGAGTGCACTAGTGAATTGGACACTGTCTGTGAGCCCTGCCCGGATGGACAGTACTCGGAAAATATGAACCATTATGGCAATTGTTTTTCATGTAACAAATGTGATG GCACAGCCATATCTAATGTCAAGTGTGCACCCTGTCTTGGCAGAACATTTTCTGACCACACTAACACTGAACCGTGCAAGCCACATACACA ATGTGCTGGAGGATCTGTTTTGACACCTGGCACTTCTACAACTGacacaaaatgtaaaatgatgCCATCTGCAACAACCAAGGTTCCTCTTCAAACATCACCCGAGGGTGTCCCAAAGGATCCTCCGCAAGTAAAACCAACAGGATTACATAGCTTTACACAGGAAACTCAGCCAATGAACATGACTGTCACAACATCTTTACCTGCATCAAACAGAGTGATGACAAGCACAATAACAACTTTATCGAATCCAAATTCAGTCAGAGCAAATTCCGTGCATGAATCGCTTACCATGAATACAATCTACTGCATAG TCATCACTGTTGCCATGCTGGTTTTGCTGACGCTGACAGTGATGTTGATTACTTGCAGATTTCGATACAGGAAAGGTATTGTGG CAGGTATAGTTAAGGCTGAGATCGTAGAAGACAAAAAG CAAGAGCAAGGTCTGTTGGTGAACTGCACACCTGATTGTCCGTTATTATTACCCACTAATGGGTGCCAAAAAGAGCCCTCCATGACATCATCAGAGAGCCACAGTCAGCCAGACTCAAGCCAGAGCCACATTAGCAGTGATTGGATAGAACATGCCAGCCAGGAGGAGACTCTACCAGAGCAACCATCCGTCTCCAGTCCCTTAGTCAATCTGAGCATCACAGCCACATTCAACTGTCAAATGAACCCAGCTTGCTGTTCCATACCACTTACTCCTGCAATGCTGACACCCAAAGGTGAAGCTCCGGTGCAACTTTCTCACGAGGAGGTCTGTATCTCCTGCCAGCAAGAAGACGGCAAAGAAGCCCTGCAGTCGGTGCAGGAGAGCGACCCACGTGTGTTCTGA
- the LOC127632383 gene encoding tumor necrosis factor receptor superfamily member 1B-like isoform X1, with the protein MCHDGQRSFTRGGSLIDANMILSMRLLIFLAALWRVSEGKTSLPYKSTGSCINSTSEYFNKLLRMCCSKCKPGNRQFKECTSELDTVCEPCPDGQYSENMNHYGNCFSCNKCDERGLMYATNCSAYSKSVCVCKPGMFCQDYFNGECKTCKTYKSCQPGEGLIKNGTAISNVKCAPCLGRTFSDHTNTEPCKPHTQCAGGSVLTPGTSTTDTKCKMMPSATTKVPLQTSPEGVPKDPPQVKPTGLHSFTQETQPMNMTVTTSLPASNRVMTSTITTLSNPNSVRANSVHESLTMNTIYCIVITVAMLVLLTLTVMLITCRFRYRKGIVAGIVKAEIVEDKKQEQGLLVNCTPDCPLLLPTNGCQKEPSMTSSESHSQPDSSQSHISSDWIEHASQEETLPEQPSVSSPLVNLSITATFNCQMNPACCSIPLTPAMLTPKGEAPVQLSHEEVCISCQQEDGKEALQSVQESDPRVF; encoded by the exons ACATCTCTACCATATAAATCAACTGGCAGCTGTATCAATAGCACCTCTGAATATTTCAACAAATTGCTACGCATGTGCTGCAGTAAATGCAAACCAG GGAACCGTCAGTTTAAGGAGTGCACTAGTGAATTGGACACTGTCTGTGAGCCCTGCCCGGATGGACAGTACTCGGAAAATATGAACCATTATGGCAATTGTTTTTCATGTAACAAATGTGATG AAAGAGGACTGATGTATGCCACAAACTGCTCAGCTTATTCCAAATCTGTTTGTGTATGCAAGCCTGGAATGTTCTGTCAAGATTATTTTAATGGCGAGTGTAAGACGTGTAAAACATATAAATCCTGCCAACCTGGTGAAGGTCTCATCAAAAATG GCACAGCCATATCTAATGTCAAGTGTGCACCCTGTCTTGGCAGAACATTTTCTGACCACACTAACACTGAACCGTGCAAGCCACATACACA ATGTGCTGGAGGATCTGTTTTGACACCTGGCACTTCTACAACTGacacaaaatgtaaaatgatgCCATCTGCAACAACCAAGGTTCCTCTTCAAACATCACCCGAGGGTGTCCCAAAGGATCCTCCGCAAGTAAAACCAACAGGATTACATAGCTTTACACAGGAAACTCAGCCAATGAACATGACTGTCACAACATCTTTACCTGCATCAAACAGAGTGATGACAAGCACAATAACAACTTTATCGAATCCAAATTCAGTCAGAGCAAATTCCGTGCATGAATCGCTTACCATGAATACAATCTACTGCATAG TCATCACTGTTGCCATGCTGGTTTTGCTGACGCTGACAGTGATGTTGATTACTTGCAGATTTCGATACAGGAAAGGTATTGTGG CAGGTATAGTTAAGGCTGAGATCGTAGAAGACAAAAAG CAAGAGCAAGGTCTGTTGGTGAACTGCACACCTGATTGTCCGTTATTATTACCCACTAATGGGTGCCAAAAAGAGCCCTCCATGACATCATCAGAGAGCCACAGTCAGCCAGACTCAAGCCAGAGCCACATTAGCAGTGATTGGATAGAACATGCCAGCCAGGAGGAGACTCTACCAGAGCAACCATCCGTCTCCAGTCCCTTAGTCAATCTGAGCATCACAGCCACATTCAACTGTCAAATGAACCCAGCTTGCTGTTCCATACCACTTACTCCTGCAATGCTGACACCCAAAGGTGAAGCTCCGGTGCAACTTTCTCACGAGGAGGTCTGTATCTCCTGCCAGCAAGAAGACGGCAAAGAAGCCCTGCAGTCGGTGCAGGAGAGCGACCCACGTGTGTTCTGA